The DNA region CCTCCATCACCGCGACCCGGCGGGCCGCGGCCAGCAGCGCGGCCGGCTCGGGCAGCGGCTTGCGGTGCATGGCGGCGAGCGCGCCGCGGTGCACGTGGTAACCGGTCACCTGCTCGACCACCGCGGGCGCCACCACGTAGACCGGCGCGTCCGACGCGGCGATCACGTCGCCGAGCGCGTCCAGCCACTTCTCGGACAGCAGCAGCGAGCGCATCGCGTAACCGGCCGTCAGGGCCCGGCGGATCACCTTCTCGCCCTCGGCGATGAAGAGCCCCTCGGCCGGCTCCCGGCGGCGGCGCAGTTCGACGTCGGTCAGCGCGGTGTAGTCGCCGAGCCGGGGGTCGTCCGGGTCGTCGAGGGCGAGCGGATCAGCCACGGCCGTCCGCCGCGCCATGGTCCTCCGCCACGCCGCCGAGGTCGCCCGGGACGGCCGGGTGCCCGGCGTCGGCCAGGTCCCCGGGGTCAGGGGAGCCGAGGAGGTCGCCGGGTTCGCGGGGGCCGACGCCGACCACGTCGCCGATCACCACGACGGCCGGCGCCCGTACGCCCTGCTCCGCGACCGTACGGGCGACGGTCCCCAGCGTGGCGTCGACCCGGCGCTGGGCCGCGGTGGTGCCCTCCTGGACGACCGCGACCGGCGTGCCGGCCGCGCGCCCGCCGGCGATCAGGGTCTGCGCGATCGCGCCGAGGCGCTCGACCGCCATCAGCAGCACCAGCGTGCCGCGCAGCCGGGCCAGCGCCGACCAGTCGACCAGCGAGCGCGGGTCGTCGGGCGCCACGTGCCCGCTGACCACGGTGAACTCGTGGGCCACGCCGCGGTGCGTGACCGGGATGCCGGCGGCGCCCGGCACGCTGATCGAGCTGGAGATCCCGGGCACCACGGTCACCGCGATGCCCTCCGCGGTCAGCGCCTCGACCTCCTCCATGCCGCGGCCGAAGACGTACGGGTCGCCGCCCTTGAGCCGGACCACGGCCCTGCCCGCCTTGGCGTGCTCCACGAGCGCGGCGTTGATGGCCTCCTGGGCCATCGCCCGGCCGTACGGGATCTTCGCCGCGTCGATCACCTCGACGTGCGGCGGGAGTTCGTCCAGCAGGTCGCGCGGGCCGAGCCGGTCGGCGATCACCACGTCGGCCTCGGCGAGGAGCCTGCGACCGCGCACGGTGATCAGGTCGGGGTCGCCGGGGCCGCCGCCGACCAGCGCGACGCCGGGCTGCCGGGCCCGGTGCCGCGGGGCGCCGAGGGTGCCGTCGCGCAGGCCCGCGACCACCGCGTCCCGCACGGCCGCGGAGCGGCGCGGGTCGCGCCCGGTCAGCACGGCCACGGTGACGCCGTCGGTGCGGCCGGTGGCCGGGGTCCACGCGGAGGCGGCCTCGGCGTCGTCGCTGCGCACGCACCACACGCGGCGGGACTCGGCCTCGGCGGAGGCGGCGGCGTTCGCGGCGGCGTCCGGGGTCGCGACCAGGGCGTACCAGGCGCCCTCCAGGTCGCCCTCGCGGTAGCGCCGCGGCTCCCAGCGGATCTCGCCGGCCGCGGCCATCGCCTCCACGGACGGGGTCACGGTCGGCGAGACCACGACGATGTCCGCGCCGGCGGAGATCAGGGCGGGCAGGCGCCGCTGGGCCACCTGACCGCCGCCGATCACGACGGTGCGTCGGCCACGCAGTCTCAGCCCCACCGGATACGCCGGTACGTCTTCCCGCACGTTTCCCACTCCTCCCGAATGCCCCTACCTTAAGCGCCCGCCTCGGACCCCCGGCCCGCCCGACCTGCCCCTTTCCCCCGGCAACCGGATCTTCCCCCCGGTGGCCCCGTCCGTCCGGGGGCGCCCCGATCCCCGGGCTGCCGGAGCTTCCCCGGTGGGTGGCTGGTCGCGCAGTTCCCCGCGCCCCTGGGGAGCCGGCCTCGCAGGTCAGCGCGGCCTCCCCCGGCGCGGGCTGCGCGGACGCCGGGCGTGCACAAACAGGGGCGCGGGGAACTGCGCGACCAGCCCACCACTCACGGAAGGTCCGGCGAACAGGCGACCGGGGCAGCCCGGAAGGGCAGCAGCACCACCGGGGGAAGATCCGGCAACCGGGGTCCGGGGCAACCCCGGGCGGACCGGGCGGACCAGCAGAGCCGCCTCACCCCTTCTCGGTGACGCCCGCCGCGTCGAACGTCGCGACCTCGTGCATGACCCGCGCCGCGCTCTGCACCAGCGGCAGCGCGAGCAGCGCGCCGGTCCCCTCGCCGAGCCGCAGATCGAGGTCGACCAGCGGCCGCAGGCCCAGCGTGGTGAGCGCGGCGACGTGCCCCGGCTCGGCGCTGCGGTGTCCGGCGACGCACGCCGCGAGCACCTCCGGCGCGATCGCCCGGGCGACCAGCGCCGCCGCCCCCGCGCTGACCCCGTCGAGGATCACCGGCGTCCGCAGCGCCGCCCCGCCGAGCAGCAGCCCGACCATCGCCGCGTGCTCCAGCCCGCCGATCGCGGCGAGCACGCCGATCGGATCGGCCGGGTCCGGCCGGTGGCGGTCCAGCGCGCGCCGCACCACGTCGACCTTGCGCGCGTGCATCTCGTCGTTGATGCCGGTGCCGCGCCCGGTGACCTCGGAGGGGTCGGCGCCGGTGAACACCGCGATGAGCGCCGCCGACGCGGTGGTGTTGGCGATGCCCATCTCCCCGGTGAGCAACGCCTTGTTGCCCGCCGAGACCAGGTCCCGCGCGGTCTCGATGCCGATCTCGATCGCCCGCAGCGCCTCCTCCCGGCTCATCGCCGGGCCCGCGGTGAAGTCCGCCGTGCCGGGGCGCACCTTGCGCGGCAAGAGGCCCGGGGTGCTGGGCAGTTCACCGGCCACGCCGACGTCGATGACGCAGACCTCCGCGCCGACCTGGTTGGCGAACGCGTTGCACACCGCGCCGCCGCCCAGGAAGTTGGCGACCATCTGGCCGGTGACCTCCTGCGGCCACGACGTCACGCCCTGGGCGTGCACCCCGTGGTCGCCGGCGAAGATCGCGACCGCCGCGGGCTCGGGGATCGGCGGCGGACACTGCCGCGAAAGGCCGCTGAGCTGCGCGGAGATGATCTCCAGCATGCCCAGCGCACCGGCCGGCTTGGTCATCCGCTTCTGCCGCTCCCACGCCTCGCCGAGCGCCTTCGCGTCCAGCGGGCGGATGCCCCGCAGCGTCTCCTCCAACAGGTCGTGCGGCTCCTCGCCGGGCAGCGCCCGGTTGCCGTACTCCTCCTCGTGCACCACCCACGACAGCGGGCGGCGCTGCGACCACCCGGCCTGCATCAGCTCGGGCTCGTCCGGGAACTCGTCGACGTACCCGACGCACAGGTACGCGACCACCTCCAGGTGCTCGGGCAGGCCGAGTTCCTCGACCATCTGCCGCTCGTCGAAGAAGCTGACCCAGCCGACGCCCAGGCCCTCGGCCCGCGCGGCGAGCCACAGGTTCTCCACGGCGAGCGCGGAGGAGTACGGCGCCATCTGCGGCTGCGTGTGCCGGCCGAGGGTGTGCCGGCCGCCGCGGGTCGGGTCGGCGGTCACCACGATGTTCACCGGCGTGTCGAGGATCGCCTCGATCTTCAGCTCGCGGAACTGCCGCGCCCGGCCCTTCGGCAGCGACTTGGCGTACGCGTCGCGCTGCCGCATCGCCAGCTCGTGCATCCGCTCACGGGTCTTCTCCGAGCGGATCACCACGAAGTCCCAGGGCTGCGAGTGGCCGACGCTCGGCGCGGTGTGCGCGGCCTCCAGGACGCGCAGCAGCACGTCGTGCGGGATGGGATCGGGGCGGAAGCCGTTCCGCACGTCCCGCCGCTCCCGGATCACCCGGTGCACGGCGTCCCTGACGGCCGGGTCGTACGGCTCGGCGGCCGTGACCTCGCCCGCGGGCACGTCGGCGTCCGCGGGCACCTCCGGGTCCGCCGGCGCGGTCCCGCCGGTGGTCGCGGTCCCACCCGCGGC from Actinacidiphila sp. DG2A-62 includes:
- the cobA gene encoding uroporphyrinogen-III C-methyltransferase is translated as MREDVPAYPVGLRLRGRRTVVIGGGQVAQRRLPALISAGADIVVVSPTVTPSVEAMAAAGEIRWEPRRYREGDLEGAWYALVATPDAAANAAASAEAESRRVWCVRSDDAEAASAWTPATGRTDGVTVAVLTGRDPRRSAAVRDAVVAGLRDGTLGAPRHRARQPGVALVGGGPGDPDLITVRGRRLLAEADVVIADRLGPRDLLDELPPHVEVIDAAKIPYGRAMAQEAINAALVEHAKAGRAVVRLKGGDPYVFGRGMEEVEALTAEGIAVTVVPGISSSISVPGAAGIPVTHRGVAHEFTVVSGHVAPDDPRSLVDWSALARLRGTLVLLMAVERLGAIAQTLIAGGRAAGTPVAVVQEGTTAAQRRVDATLGTVARTVAEQGVRAPAVVVIGDVVGVGPREPGDLLGSPDPGDLADAGHPAVPGDLGGVAEDHGAADGRG